A window from Cyprinus carpio isolate SPL01 chromosome A11, ASM1834038v1, whole genome shotgun sequence encodes these proteins:
- the tmem44 gene encoding transmembrane protein 44 isoform X1, which produces MDKMPVLDIVYRWSPEFVKGCLSTYEEHTCISAALYVLSALMLLVSCSLLLYHRCKTRSKSWGDEAVCALYCFVGNLCSAVGALLSKQFDFQISMASYMAILDVVHFLSISFSIYLWYKSKKGKKMRMVSRRRRQNSLVVCLLFVMGGNVYLGLPVHSTPVKVSPTMRRPLGMFLNDHTENLGYMLGLLSFAISWTAKLPFILKAYRGEQNSAVHVCSRVLCSVAGSLYASAILLYDMQPRSFVKAMPWILSAISCAILDLFIVVIICYRSNHKRPSVRSLDSDTESLLGDSSVAGQLCNNNVECYRKKHLSARGISPKGTDMGLYMDVNIQPMRKVCLKEVTISRDGSSESLPLKRTVRVVRVDEQCSSGTSTDSSSVGSELEWDFEETKTRWIPVEEAPADLQKAEAFPLQEWPAGSISKSTGRPGSHVCFCNPAQLTEKLAST; this is translated from the exons ATGGATAAAATGCCAGTCTTAGACATTGTCTACCGATGGAGCCCAGAGTTTGTTAAAGGCTGTCTTTCGACATATGAAGAACATACTTGCATCTCGGCTGCTCTTTACGTCTTGTCTGCTTTGATGTTACTGGTTTCCTGTTCACT TCTTCTTTATCACAGATGCAAAACGCGAAGCAAGAGTTGGGGTGATGAAGCAGTCTGCGCTTTGTATTGCTTCGTGGGTAACTTGTGCAGCGCAGTGGGCGCTTTACTTTCAAAACAGTTTGATTTTCAG ATTTCTATGGCTTCATATATGGCAATTTTGGATGTTGTCCATTTCCTGTCAATATCTTTCTCCATTTATTTATGGTACAAGTCAAAAAAGG GAAAGAAAATGAGAATGGTGTCCAGGAGAAGGAGGCAGAATTCTCTAGTGGTGTGTCTGCTGTTTGTAATGGGCGGCAATGTCTACCTGGGTTTGCCTGTCCATTCAACTCCAGTAAAGGTATCTCCAACCATGAGGAGACCACTCGGAATGTTCCTCAAT GACCATACTGAGAACCTTGGTTACATGCTGGGTCTTCTGTCCTTCGCAATCAGCTGGACTGCTAAGCTTCCCTTCATCCTGAAAGCT TATAGAGGAGAGCAGAATTCTGCTGTGCATGTGTGCTCTAGAGTTCTGTGTTCTGTAGCTGGATCTCTTTATGCATCTGCCATTCTTCTCTATGACATGCAGCCAAGATCTTTTGTCAAAGCAATGCCATGGATACTCTCTGCTATCAGCTGTGCAATTTTGGATCTTTTT ATTGTGGTCATCATCTGTTACAGATCCAATCATAAACGCCCTTCTGTCCGGTCTTTAGACTCGGATACTGAATCTTTACTAGGTGACTCTTCTGTCGCGGGTCAGCTGTGTAACAACAATGTTGAATGCTACAGGAAGAAGCACCTCTCAGCAAGAGGCATTTCTCCCAAAGGGACTGACATGGGACTCTACATGGATGTCAACATACAGCCAATGAGGAag GTTTGTCTCAAGGAGGTGACCATCTCACGGGACGGCTCTTCAGAGAGTCTTCCTCTAAAGAGGACTGTCAGGGTGGTGCGGGTTGATGAACAGTGTTCTTCTGGTACCTCGACTGATTCGTCCTCTGTTGGCTCTGAACTAGAG TGGGACTTTGAAGAAACAAAAACGCGGTGGATCCCGGTAGAGGAAGCTCCTGCAGATCTGCAGAAAGCAGAGGCGTTCCCTCTCCAGGAGTGGCCAGCAGGTTCGATTTCAAAGTCAACCGGCAGACCTGGTTCTCATGTCTGCTTCTGTAACCCAGCACAGCTAACGGAAAAGCTGGCGTCCACATAA
- the LOC109106909 gene encoding large subunit GTPase 1 homolog — protein sequence MGMKKTRGQGSGLGRALIKERLNAGRGYRRNDTWLHTSELNDGYDWGRLNLQSVTEQSSLDDFLATAELAGTEFVAEKLNIKFVPAEARAGLLSTEETTRLKKLHEDNKQFLRIPRRSRVFSVVFRHCCCAFDCGLCNYVLQQNERDRFLTWRRELARLEEEQKLILTPFERNLDFWRQLWRVIERSDVVVQIVDARNPLLFRCPDLEKYVKEVTVHKVNMLLLNKADLLTREQRRAWARYFQKEGIRAVFWSALAEAQRLEAEEKVIYGSTDEEDQSDTEQEASSKNATDLREEHSTSTNEEKDESAQDEEEETEEARVCVDETEWQTCSEESGDEDHAEEKPESSAVSSFYNSSRLLRKNELLEMFKSVHSGPTYKDGQITVGWGVGYPNVGKSSTINTILRNKKVSVSATPGHTKHFQVMFVDPGLCLCDCPELVMPSFVSTKAEMICSGILPIDQMRDHVPAISLVCQTIPRTVLEGTYGINIIRPREDEDPDRPPTHEELLMAYGYMRGFMTAHGQPDQSRSARYILKDYVNGKLLYCDPPPHINTQDFQPQHARFARQSGGFQQIASHADKPEKVRRIENTVDKHFFHQENVQALTKGVQMVMGYKPGSGPVGPLNANTEQQIGKPWKKHGNRNKKEKVRRLNKHLCIIHILRCLDWIHSLLQRPYFHNGSYLDVIDKCCWKFLFV from the exons ATGGGAATGAAGAAGACTCGTGGACAGGGCTCTGGGTTGGGGAGAGCTTTAATAAAGGAGAGACTGAACGCAGGCCGTGGATACAGGAGAAATGACACATGG cTTCACACCAGTGAGCTGAATGATGGATATGATTGGGGTCGACTCAACCTGCAGTCTGTCACAGAGCAGAGCTCTCTGGATGACTTTCTGGCCACAGCTGAACTTGCTGGAACTGAATTTGTTGCAG AGAAGCTGAATATAAAGTTTGTCCCAGCTGAGGCGAGGGCCGGCTTGCTTTCTACTGAGGAGACCACACGACTGAAGAAACTCCACGAGGACAACAAACAGTTCTTACGGATTCCCCGaaggt CTCGTGTATTCAGCGTTGTGTTCCGtcactgttgttgtgcttttGATTGTGGTTTATGTAATTATGTTCTGCAGCAAAACGAGAGGGACCGTTTCCTTACATGGAGAAGAGAACTGGCTCG GTTGGAAGAGGAACAGAAGCTGATTCTTACCCCTTTTGAGAGGAATCTTGATTTCTGGAGGCAACTCTGGAGAGTCATTGAGAGAAg TGATGTTGTGGTTCAAATCGTTGATGCCAGAAACCCACTTCTCTTCCGCTGTCCAGATCTT GAAAAATATGTAAAAGAGGTCACAGTTCATAAAGTAAACATGCTTCTGCTGAACAAAGCGGACCTTCTCACAAGAGAACAGAGACGAGCTTGGGCCCGATACTTCCAGAAAGAGGGGATCAGAGCAGTGTTCTGGTCCGCTTTAGCTGAGGCACAACGACTCGAGGCAGAGGAGAAGGTAATATATGGATCTACA GACGAAGAGGATCAGAGTGATACGGAACAGGAAGCAAGCTCCAAAAATGCCACAGATCTCCGTGAGGAGCATAGCACTTCAACAAATGAAGAGAAAGATGAGAGTGCGCAGGATGAAGAGGAGGAAACTGAAGAAGCAAGAGTCTGTGTTGATGAGACAGAATGGCAGACATGCTCTGAGGAATCAGGAGACGAAGATCATGCTGAGGAGAAACCTGAATCCTCAGCGGTTTCATCTTTCTACAACTCAAGCCGTTTGTTACGCAAAAATGAGCTGCTGGAAATGTTTAAGTCTGTGCATTCTGGGCCGACATACAAAGATGGACAAATCACAGTTGGTTGGGga GTGGGATATCCCAATGTTGGAAAAAGCTCTACCATCAACACCATCCTGAGGAATAAGAAAGTCTCAGTTTCAGCTACACCTGGACACACAAAGCATTTTCAGGTGA TGTTTGTTGATCCTGGTCTCTGTCTGTGTGATTGTCCCGAACTGGTCATGCCTTCCTTTGTGTCCACCAAAGCCGAGATGATTTGCAGCGGGATCCTACCCATCGATCAGATGAGAGATCACGTTCCAGCCATCTCTTTG GTATGTCAGACTATCCCTCGAACTGTGCTGGAGGGGACCTACGGTATCAACATCATCAGACCGAGGGAGGACGAGGACCCCGATCGACCCCCGACTCACGAGGAGCTGCTCATGGCATATGGAT ATATGAGAGGCTTCATGACAGCACATGGCCAGCCAGACCAATCAAGATCAGCTCGTTATATTTTGAAAGACTATGTCAAT GGTAAACTCCTTTACTGCGACCCTCCACCTCACATCAACACTCAAGACTTCCAGCCTCAGCACGCCAGGTTTGCCAGGCAGAGTGGAGGATTCCAACAGATTGCTAGCCATGCTGACAAACCAGAAAAAGTCAGACGCATAGAGAACACAGTGGATAAACATTTCTTTCATCAG GAAAATGTGCAAGCGCTGACCAAGGGTGTGCAGATGGTGATGGGTTATAAGCCCGGAAGTGGTCCTGTTGGGCCTTTAAACGCAAATACAGAGCAACAGATTGGGAAACCTTGGAAAAAACATGGTAACCGGAACAAGAAGGAGAAAGTGAGAAGACTCAACAAACATCTATGCATAATCCATATTCTAAGATGTTTGGATTGGATACACTCTTTATTGCAAAGACCGTACTTTCACAATGGCTCATACCTAGATGTAATTGATAAATGCTGCTGGAAATTCCTCTTTGTTTAA
- the fam43a gene encoding protein FAM43A produces MLSWKKSKFELIEEDKQQSKQKGYAVSLNYSALTSFAKSCPESALNRVGSMFKSKRKKVKITSEDPTYTVLYLGNATTIQSKGDGCTDVAVSKIWGKSEMGKNGTKMKLTISSQGIRMVHVDEKAKRPGHLYLLHRITYCVADPRLPKIFAWIYRHEMKHKAVMLRCHAVLVSKPEKAKAMALLLYQTSATALAEFKRLKRRDDARHQQQQLIGEQPIPLVPLRKLLNGQCYYKPPVERSRSAPKLGSITEDLIGEEEEEKAMHFECEDILDTDSDCVANDKQELCQIINDLGSMSIGNDVQTLKADLRVTRLLSGESTGSESSIDGNQETISLSSGIVDGKMQEVG; encoded by the coding sequence ATGTTGTCTTGGAAGAAGAGCAAGTTCGAGCTGATTGAGGAAGACAAGCAGCAGTCCAAGCAGAAGGGCTATGCCGTGAGCCTCAACTACTCCGCGCTCACCTCCTTCGCCAAATCCTGCCCGGAAAGCGCACTCAACAGAGTCGGGAGCATGTTCAAATCCAAGAGGAAAAAGGTGAAAATCACCAGCGAGGACCCTACGTATACGGTGTTGTACCTGGGGAACGCCACCACCATCCAGTCCAAGGGGGACGGATGCACGGACGTGGCCGTCAGTAAGATCTGGGGCAAGAGCGAGATGGGCAAGAACGGGACCAAGATGAAGTTGACCATCAGCTCGCAGGGCATCCGCATGGTCCACGTCGACGAAAAGGCGAAGAGACCAGGACATCTGTATTTATTGCACAGGATCACCTACTGTGTCGCAGACCCGCGGCTCCCCAAGATCTTCGCCTGGATCTACCGGCACGAGATGAAGCACAAGGCGGTGATGCTGCGCTGTCACGCCGTGCTGGTGTCCAAGCCGGAGAAGGCGAAGGCCATGGCGCTGCTCCTCTACCAGACCTCAGCGACAGCACTGGCCGAGTTTAAAAGACTCAAAAGAAGGGACGATGCCAGGCACCAGCAACAGCAGTTGATCGGGGAGCAACCGATTCCCCTGGTGCCTTTGAGGAAGCTGCTAAACGGACAGTGTTACTACAAACCCCCGGTGGAGCGCAGCAGGAGCGCACCCAAGCTGGGctccatcacggaggacctgatcggggaggaggaggaggagaaagccATGCACTTTGAGTGCGAGGATATTCTGGACACCGACAGCGACTGTGTGGCCAACGACAAACAAGAACTGTGCCAGATTATCAATGACTTGGGCTCCATGAGTATTGGGAACGACGTGCAGACTCTAAAAGCCGATTTGAGGGTGACTCGCCTGCTGTCCGGCGAGAGCACGGGCAGCGAGTCCTCCATAGACGGCAACCAAGAGACTATTTCTCTTTCCAGTGGCATTGTGGATGGGAAAATGCAAGAAGTCGGCTGA
- the tmem44 gene encoding transmembrane protein 44 isoform X2, producing the protein MDKMPVLDIVYRWSPEFVKGCLSTYEEHTCISAALYVLSALMLLVSCSLLLYHRCKTRSKSWGDEAVCALYCFVGNLCSAVGALLSKQFDFQISMASYMAILDVVHFLSISFSIYLWYKSKKGKKMRMVSRRRRQNSLVVCLLFVMGGNVYLGLPVHSTPVKVSPTMRRPLGMFLNDHTENLGYMLGLLSFAISWTAKLPFILKAPRSFVKAMPWILSAISCAILDLFIVVIICYRSNHKRPSVRSLDSDTESLLGDSSVAGQLCNNNVECYRKKHLSARGISPKGTDMGLYMDVNIQPMRKVCLKEVTISRDGSSESLPLKRTVRVVRVDEQCSSGTSTDSSSVGSELEWDFEETKTRWIPVEEAPADLQKAEAFPLQEWPAGSISKSTGRPGSHVCFCNPAQLTEKLAST; encoded by the exons ATGGATAAAATGCCAGTCTTAGACATTGTCTACCGATGGAGCCCAGAGTTTGTTAAAGGCTGTCTTTCGACATATGAAGAACATACTTGCATCTCGGCTGCTCTTTACGTCTTGTCTGCTTTGATGTTACTGGTTTCCTGTTCACT TCTTCTTTATCACAGATGCAAAACGCGAAGCAAGAGTTGGGGTGATGAAGCAGTCTGCGCTTTGTATTGCTTCGTGGGTAACTTGTGCAGCGCAGTGGGCGCTTTACTTTCAAAACAGTTTGATTTTCAG ATTTCTATGGCTTCATATATGGCAATTTTGGATGTTGTCCATTTCCTGTCAATATCTTTCTCCATTTATTTATGGTACAAGTCAAAAAAGG GAAAGAAAATGAGAATGGTGTCCAGGAGAAGGAGGCAGAATTCTCTAGTGGTGTGTCTGCTGTTTGTAATGGGCGGCAATGTCTACCTGGGTTTGCCTGTCCATTCAACTCCAGTAAAGGTATCTCCAACCATGAGGAGACCACTCGGAATGTTCCTCAAT GACCATACTGAGAACCTTGGTTACATGCTGGGTCTTCTGTCCTTCGCAATCAGCTGGACTGCTAAGCTTCCCTTCATCCTGAAAGCT CCAAGATCTTTTGTCAAAGCAATGCCATGGATACTCTCTGCTATCAGCTGTGCAATTTTGGATCTTTTT ATTGTGGTCATCATCTGTTACAGATCCAATCATAAACGCCCTTCTGTCCGGTCTTTAGACTCGGATACTGAATCTTTACTAGGTGACTCTTCTGTCGCGGGTCAGCTGTGTAACAACAATGTTGAATGCTACAGGAAGAAGCACCTCTCAGCAAGAGGCATTTCTCCCAAAGGGACTGACATGGGACTCTACATGGATGTCAACATACAGCCAATGAGGAag GTTTGTCTCAAGGAGGTGACCATCTCACGGGACGGCTCTTCAGAGAGTCTTCCTCTAAAGAGGACTGTCAGGGTGGTGCGGGTTGATGAACAGTGTTCTTCTGGTACCTCGACTGATTCGTCCTCTGTTGGCTCTGAACTAGAG TGGGACTTTGAAGAAACAAAAACGCGGTGGATCCCGGTAGAGGAAGCTCCTGCAGATCTGCAGAAAGCAGAGGCGTTCCCTCTCCAGGAGTGGCCAGCAGGTTCGATTTCAAAGTCAACCGGCAGACCTGGTTCTCATGTCTGCTTCTGTAACCCAGCACAGCTAACGGAAAAGCTGGCGTCCACATAA